Proteins encoded in a region of the Oxyura jamaicensis isolate SHBP4307 breed ruddy duck chromosome 17, BPBGC_Ojam_1.0, whole genome shotgun sequence genome:
- the SLC31A2 gene encoding probable low affinity copper uptake protein 2 isoform X3 yields the protein MQMTFFFSDRVVLLFDFWSVHTPTGLALSVLVVALLSVLYEVVKMGKARVLQRALLAVPPSLSHEALLELDEGDGDHRATQGRWFQFHVAQSLLHVVQVVLGYALMLAVMSYNAWVFLGVLVGSTVGYFVVYPLLRVD from the exons ATGCAG ATGACCTTCTTCTTCTCGGACAGGGTGGTGCTGCTGTTTGACTTCTGGAGCGTGCACACCCCCACAG GGCTGGCGCTCTCGGTGCTGGTGGTCGCGCTGCTGTCGGTGCTCTACGAGGTGGTCAAGATGGGCAAGGCCAGGGTGCTGCAGCGGGCGCTGCTGGCCGTGccccccagcctcagccacgAGGCGCTGCTGGAGCTCGACGAGGGGGACGGTGACCACAGGGCCACGCAGGGCAG GTGGTTCCAGTTCCATGTGGCCCAGTCGCTGCTGCACGTGGTGCAGGTGGTGCTGGGCTACGCGCTGATGCTGGCCGTCATGTCCTACAACGCCTGGGTCTTCCTCGGCGTGCTCGTGGGCTCCACCGTTGGCTACTTCGTGGTGTACCCGCTGCTCAGGGTGGACTAG
- the SLC31A2 gene encoding probable low affinity copper uptake protein 2 isoform X1, with protein MGGTDLGQGSQLLGPREIHQGQEENPAQVFVAKGQELAAVPSAPGGFSGEEPRAKAFSSCFGAMKLLFRLSPITGSSGLGMPAPGGFTACFEPSPQSSGGPGWVLGGSWAVPGSQSHSSLRVMPALAGAGKKIPWEVQESEGFLGWAAATSQFRFRLQTAPTAAVCLPLLKPRQLVRVAGALGRRLSTTRVSSGLLSPAQTGAAGKKLLCKKAEMTFFFSDRVVLLFDFWSVHTPTGLALSVLVVALLSVLYEVVKMGKARVLQRALLAVPPSLSHEALLELDEGDGDHRATQGRWFQFHVAQSLLHVVQVVLGYALMLAVMSYNAWVFLGVLVGSTVGYFVVYPLLRVD; from the exons ATGGGGGGGACAGACCTGGGCCAGGGGTCCCAGCTGCTGGGACCTCGGGAGATCCACCAAGGGCAGGAGGAAAACCCAGCACAGGTTTTTGTGGCAAAGGGCCAGGAATTGGCAGCCGTGCCCTCAGCTCCCGGCGGTTTCTCTGGGGAAGAGCCGCGGGCCAAGGCTTTCTCCTCCTGTTTCGGCGCGATGAAGCTCTTGTTCAGGTTGTCACCaattacaggctcttcagggcTGGGAATGCCAGCACCGGGCGGCTTCACTGCCTGCTTCGAGCCCTCCCCACAAAGCAGTGGTGGTCCTGGGTGGGTCCTGGGTGGGTCCTGGGCAGTCCCCGGCAGCCAGAGCCACAGCAGCCTGAGGGTGATGCCGGCTTTGGCTGGAGCAGGCAAGAAAATCCCGTGGGAGGTGCAGGAAAGCGAAGGGttcctgggctgggctgcagccaccagccagTTTCGCTTTAGGCTCCAGACGGCACCCACAGCCGCTGTCTGCCTCCCACTCCTCAAGCCCCGGCAGCTCGTGCGGGTTGCTGGAGCTTTGGGCCGCCGGCTCTCCACCACAAGGGTTAGCTCAGGACTTCTCTCGCCAGCCCAGACAGGGGCTGCGGGGAAAAAGCTGCTCTGCAAGAAGGCAG AGATGACCTTCTTCTTCTCGGACAGGGTGGTGCTGCTGTTTGACTTCTGGAGCGTGCACACCCCCACAG GGCTGGCGCTCTCGGTGCTGGTGGTCGCGCTGCTGTCGGTGCTCTACGAGGTGGTCAAGATGGGCAAGGCCAGGGTGCTGCAGCGGGCGCTGCTGGCCGTGccccccagcctcagccacgAGGCGCTGCTGGAGCTCGACGAGGGGGACGGTGACCACAGGGCCACGCAGGGCAG GTGGTTCCAGTTCCATGTGGCCCAGTCGCTGCTGCACGTGGTGCAGGTGGTGCTGGGCTACGCGCTGATGCTGGCCGTCATGTCCTACAACGCCTGGGTCTTCCTCGGCGTGCTCGTGGGCTCCACCGTTGGCTACTTCGTGGTGTACCCGCTGCTCAGGGTGGACTAG
- the SLC31A2 gene encoding probable low affinity copper uptake protein 2 isoform X2, which translates to MGGTDLGQGSQLLGPREIHQGQEENPAQVFVAKGQELAAVPSAPGGFSGEEPRAKAFSSCFGAMKLLFRLSPITGSSGLGMPAPGGFTACFEPSPQSSGGPGWVLGGSWAVPGSQSHSSLRVMPALAGAGKKIPWEVQESEGFLGWAAATSQFRFRLQTAPTAAVCLPLLKPRQLVRVAGALGRRLSTTRVSSGLLSPAQTGAAGKKLLCKKAEMTFFFSDRVVLLFDFWSVHTPTGLALSVLVVALLSVLYEVVKMGKARVLQRALLAVPPSLSHEALLELDEGDGDHRATQGSAGGSSSMWPSRCCTWCRWCWATR; encoded by the exons ATGGGGGGGACAGACCTGGGCCAGGGGTCCCAGCTGCTGGGACCTCGGGAGATCCACCAAGGGCAGGAGGAAAACCCAGCACAGGTTTTTGTGGCAAAGGGCCAGGAATTGGCAGCCGTGCCCTCAGCTCCCGGCGGTTTCTCTGGGGAAGAGCCGCGGGCCAAGGCTTTCTCCTCCTGTTTCGGCGCGATGAAGCTCTTGTTCAGGTTGTCACCaattacaggctcttcagggcTGGGAATGCCAGCACCGGGCGGCTTCACTGCCTGCTTCGAGCCCTCCCCACAAAGCAGTGGTGGTCCTGGGTGGGTCCTGGGTGGGTCCTGGGCAGTCCCCGGCAGCCAGAGCCACAGCAGCCTGAGGGTGATGCCGGCTTTGGCTGGAGCAGGCAAGAAAATCCCGTGGGAGGTGCAGGAAAGCGAAGGGttcctgggctgggctgcagccaccagccagTTTCGCTTTAGGCTCCAGACGGCACCCACAGCCGCTGTCTGCCTCCCACTCCTCAAGCCCCGGCAGCTCGTGCGGGTTGCTGGAGCTTTGGGCCGCCGGCTCTCCACCACAAGGGTTAGCTCAGGACTTCTCTCGCCAGCCCAGACAGGGGCTGCGGGGAAAAAGCTGCTCTGCAAGAAGGCAG AGATGACCTTCTTCTTCTCGGACAGGGTGGTGCTGCTGTTTGACTTCTGGAGCGTGCACACCCCCACAG GGCTGGCGCTCTCGGTGCTGGTGGTCGCGCTGCTGTCGGTGCTCTACGAGGTGGTCAAGATGGGCAAGGCCAGGGTGCTGCAGCGGGCGCTGCTGGCCGTGccccccagcctcagccacgAGGCGCTGCTGGAGCTCGACGAGGGGGACGGTGACCACAGGGCCACGCAGGGCAG CGCAGGTGGTTCCAGTTCCATGTGGCCCAGTCGCTGCTGCACGTGGTGCAGGTGGTGCTGGGCTACGCGCTGA
- the SLC31A2 gene encoding probable low affinity copper uptake protein 2 isoform X4 yields MTFFFSDRVVLLFDFWSVHTPTGLALSVLVVALLSVLYEVVKMGKARVLQRALLAVPPSLSHEALLELDEGDGDHRATQGRWFQFHVAQSLLHVVQVVLGYALMLAVMSYNAWVFLGVLVGSTVGYFVVYPLLRVD; encoded by the exons ATGACCTTCTTCTTCTCGGACAGGGTGGTGCTGCTGTTTGACTTCTGGAGCGTGCACACCCCCACAG GGCTGGCGCTCTCGGTGCTGGTGGTCGCGCTGCTGTCGGTGCTCTACGAGGTGGTCAAGATGGGCAAGGCCAGGGTGCTGCAGCGGGCGCTGCTGGCCGTGccccccagcctcagccacgAGGCGCTGCTGGAGCTCGACGAGGGGGACGGTGACCACAGGGCCACGCAGGGCAG GTGGTTCCAGTTCCATGTGGCCCAGTCGCTGCTGCACGTGGTGCAGGTGGTGCTGGGCTACGCGCTGATGCTGGCCGTCATGTCCTACAACGCCTGGGTCTTCCTCGGCGTGCTCGTGGGCTCCACCGTTGGCTACTTCGTGGTGTACCCGCTGCTCAGGGTGGACTAG
- the NIBAN2 gene encoding protein Niban 2 isoform X2 has product MGDVLSTHLDEGRRQHIAEKTGKVLGEFARCYKEQYGVALFNSVRYEIEGNGGPQAQLLHRKVPLEDHVIYSGNLFQYIEENKKWRNRFCVVPHNYGLVLYENKLAYERELPPRVLINSAGYKVLTSVEQYLELVSSSLPGVTPKSGNAPIVKCPTDFPLILWHPYARHYYFCVMTGKEQEKWGAVFQDCVRHCNNGISEDSKVEAPAFTDAVRMYRQSKEQYGTWDMLCGNQSQVLSNLVMEELLPELRSAIGPRLKGKAQERQRTWIQISDAVYRMVYEQTKAQYDAMVAKCEVERPQMESTIRTDMDQIITSKEHLSSKIRAFVLPKAEICVRNHVQPYISSILEALMTPTSQGFAEVREVFFKEVTDMNMNIVNEGGLEKLVEYMEKLSHLAFHPVKMQSCYEKMDQLKLEGLQQRFDVSSTSVFKQRAQIHMRQQMDDAVYTFETLLHQELGKLQGKDDLCKSIQRILERVLKKYDYDSSTVRKKFFREALLQITIPFLLKKLAPTCKGELAKFQELIFEDFASFILVENTYEEVVLQSVMKDIMQAVKEAAVQRKHNLYRDSMVMHNSDPNLHLLGEGIPIDWAEEHGGQPEAEPAADKRRRAKQVVSVIQDDEGALPYEAGAEALLPPSSPEPQELEPTVPPGSPGGVVEIREMPAEESVEEAAGGQAEERLTNGTHATRQRGATEEVVAAGSAPGDGPPRGPASDGDGVRRDAPVSPASGAGEPSGDKVHHPTAPSPAPRAEVPSRDKVHHPPASPTSGAAIPSGDKEHHPTAPSPPAGTDCHQPSDKETGEEVAPPVACSPPQPVGTTESVVEGVQTEF; this is encoded by the exons ATGGGCGATGTGCTCTCCACTCACCTGGACGAGGGCCGCCGGCAGCACATCGCAG AGAAGACCGGGAAGGTGCTGGGGGAGTTTGCCCGCTGCTACAAGGAGCAGTACGGCGTAGCGCTCTTCAACAGCGTCCGCTATGAGATCGAAGGCAACGGGGGGCCgcaggcacagctgctgcacCGCAAG GTCCCGCTGGAGGACCACGTCATCTACTCGGGCAACCTCTTTCAGTACATCGAGGAGAACAAGAAGTGGAGGAACCGCTTCTGCGTGGTGCCGCACAACTACGGCTTGGTGCTCTACGAGAACAAACTG GCTTACGAGCGGGAGCTGCCGCCCCGCGTGCTGATCAACAGCGCTGGCTACAAGGTCCTCACCTCCGTGGAGCAGTACCTGGAGCTggtgagcagcagcctgcctg GCGTGACGCCCAAGTCGGGGAACGCCCCCATCGTGAAGTGCCCCACGGATTTCCCCCTGATCCTCTGGCACCCCTACGCCCGGCACTACTACTTCTGCGTGATGACGGGCAAGGAGCAGGAGAAGTGGGGGGCGGTTTTCCAGGACTGCGTGCGGCACTGCAACAACG GGATCTCCGAGGACTCCAAGGTGGAGGCCCCAGCCTTCACCGACGCCGTCCGCATGTACCGCCAGTCCAAGGAGCAGTACGGCACCTGGGACATGCTCTGCGGCAACCAAAGCCAG GTGCTGAGTAACCTGGTGATGGAGGAGCTGCTCCCGGAGCTGCGGAGCGCCATCGGCCCGCGGCTCAAGGGCAAGGCTCAGGAGCGCCAGCGGACCTGGATCCAG ATCTCGGATGCCGTGTACAGGATGGTCTACGAGCAGACCAAGGCCCAGTACGACGCCATGGTGGCCAAGTGCGAAGTGGAGCGGCCCCAGATGGAGAGCACCATCCGCACCGACATGGACCAGATCATCACCTCCAAGGAGCACCTGTCCAGCAAGATCCGAG CCTTCGTCCTCCCCAAGGCGGAGATCTGTGTCCGCAACCACGTGCAGCCCTACATCTCCTCCATCCTGGAGGCCCTGATGACCCCCACGAGCCAGGGCTTTGCCGAGGTGCGGGAGGTGTTCTTCAAGGAGGTGACGGACATGAACATGAACATCGTCAACGAGGGCGgcctggagaagctggtggAG TACATGGAGAAGCTCTCCCACCTGGCCTTCCACCCGGTGAAGATGCAGTCGTGTTACGAGAAGATGGACCAGCTGAAACTGGAGGGCCTCCAGCAGCGGTTCGACGTCTCCAGCACCTCTGTCTTCAAGCAGAGGGCCCAGATCCACATGAGACAG CAAATGGATGACGCCGTGTACACCTTCGAGACGCtgctgcaccaggagctggggaagctgcagggCAAGGACGACCTCTGCAAGTCCATCCAGCGCATCCTCGAGCGCGTGCTCAag AAATACGACTACGACAGCAGCACCGTGCGGAAAAAGTTCTTCAGGGAGGCCCTGCTGCAGATCACCATCCCCTTCCTGCTGAAGAAGCTGGCGCCGACCTGCAAGGGG GAGCTAGCCAAGTTCCAGGAGCTCATCTTCGAGGACTTTGCCAGCTTCATCCTGGTGGAGAACACATACGAGGAGGTGGTGCTGCAGTCGGTGATGAAAGACATCATGCAAG CTGTGAAGGAGGCGGCGGTGCAGCGGAAGCACAACCTGTACCGTGACAGCATGGTGATGCACAACAGCGATCCCAACCTGCACCTCCTGGGCGAGGGCATCCCCATCGACTGGGCTGAGGAGCACGGCGGGCAGCCCGAGGCCGAGCCGGCCGCCGACAAGCGCCGCAGGGCCAAGCAGGTGGTGTCGGTGATCCAGGACGACGAGGGGGCCCTGCCCTACGAGGCGGGTGCCGAGGCGCTgctgccccccagctccccagagccGCAGGAGCTGGAGCCCACGGTGCCACCAGGGTCCCCAGGCGGGGTGGTGGAGATCAGGGAGATGCCGGCGGAGGAGAGCGTGGAGGAAGCTGCCGGCGGCCAGGCTGAGGAGCGGCTGACGAACGGTACCCACGCCACGCGGCAGAGAGGGGCCACcgaggaggtggtggcagcgGGGTCTGCACCGGGAGACGGCCCCCCGCGGGGTCCGGCCAGCGATGGCGATGGGGTGCGCCGTGACGCACCGGTGTCACCCGCatctggggctggggagccaTCGGGAGATAAGGTGCACCACCCCACAGCACCATCACCTGCACCTAGAGCTGAGGTCCCATCAAGAGATAAGGTGCACCACCCCCCAGCATCCCCTACATCTGGAGCTGCAATCCCATCAGGAGATAAGGAGCACCACCCCACAGCA CCGTCACCGCCCGCCGGGACGGATTGCCACCAGCCCAGTGACAAGGAGACGGGCGAGGAGGTGGCCCCCCCGGTGGCTtgcagccccccgcagcccgtGGGCACGACGGAGAGCGTTGTCGAGGGGGTGCAGACTGAGTTCTAG
- the NIBAN2 gene encoding protein Niban 2 isoform X1, with the protein MGDVLSTHLDEGRRQHIAEKTGKVLGEFARCYKEQYGVALFNSVRYEIEGNGGPQAQLLHRKVPLEDHVIYSGNLFQYIEENKKWRNRFCVVPHNYGLVLYENKLAYERELPPRVLINSAGYKVLTSVEQYLELVSSSLPGVTPKSGNAPIVKCPTDFPLILWHPYARHYYFCVMTGKEQEKWGAVFQDCVRHCNNGISEDSKVEAPAFTDAVRMYRQSKEQYGTWDMLCGNQSQVLSNLVMEELLPELRSAIGPRLKGKAQERQRTWIQISDAVYRMVYEQTKAQYDAMVAKCEVERPQMESTIRTDMDQIITSKEHLSSKIRAFVLPKAEICVRNHVQPYISSILEALMTPTSQGFAEVREVFFKEVTDMNMNIVNEGGLEKLVEYMEKLSHLAFHPVKMQSCYEKMDQLKLEGLQQRFDVSSTSVFKQRAQIHMRQQMDDAVYTFETLLHQELGKLQGKDDLCKSIQRILERVLKKYDYDSSTVRKKFFREALLQITIPFLLKKLAPTCKGELAKFQELIFEDFASFILVENTYEEVVLQSVMKDIMQAVKEAAVQRKHNLYRDSMVMHNSDPNLHLLGEGIPIDWAEEHGGQPEAEPAADKRRRAKQVVSVIQDDEGALPYEAGAEALLPPSSPEPQELEPTVPPGSPGGVVEIREMPAEESVEEAAGGQAEERLTNGTHATRQRGATEEVVAAGSAPGDGPPRGPASDGDGVRRDAPVSPASGAGEPSGDKVHHPTAPSPAPRAEVPSRDKVHHPPASPTSGAAIPSGDKEHHPTAPSPAPRAEAPSGDEACHPTAPPPAPRAEAPSGDEVQHPTASPAPGAAVPSPPAGTDCHQPSDKETGEEVAPPVACSPPQPVGTTESVVEGVQTEF; encoded by the exons ATGGGCGATGTGCTCTCCACTCACCTGGACGAGGGCCGCCGGCAGCACATCGCAG AGAAGACCGGGAAGGTGCTGGGGGAGTTTGCCCGCTGCTACAAGGAGCAGTACGGCGTAGCGCTCTTCAACAGCGTCCGCTATGAGATCGAAGGCAACGGGGGGCCgcaggcacagctgctgcacCGCAAG GTCCCGCTGGAGGACCACGTCATCTACTCGGGCAACCTCTTTCAGTACATCGAGGAGAACAAGAAGTGGAGGAACCGCTTCTGCGTGGTGCCGCACAACTACGGCTTGGTGCTCTACGAGAACAAACTG GCTTACGAGCGGGAGCTGCCGCCCCGCGTGCTGATCAACAGCGCTGGCTACAAGGTCCTCACCTCCGTGGAGCAGTACCTGGAGCTggtgagcagcagcctgcctg GCGTGACGCCCAAGTCGGGGAACGCCCCCATCGTGAAGTGCCCCACGGATTTCCCCCTGATCCTCTGGCACCCCTACGCCCGGCACTACTACTTCTGCGTGATGACGGGCAAGGAGCAGGAGAAGTGGGGGGCGGTTTTCCAGGACTGCGTGCGGCACTGCAACAACG GGATCTCCGAGGACTCCAAGGTGGAGGCCCCAGCCTTCACCGACGCCGTCCGCATGTACCGCCAGTCCAAGGAGCAGTACGGCACCTGGGACATGCTCTGCGGCAACCAAAGCCAG GTGCTGAGTAACCTGGTGATGGAGGAGCTGCTCCCGGAGCTGCGGAGCGCCATCGGCCCGCGGCTCAAGGGCAAGGCTCAGGAGCGCCAGCGGACCTGGATCCAG ATCTCGGATGCCGTGTACAGGATGGTCTACGAGCAGACCAAGGCCCAGTACGACGCCATGGTGGCCAAGTGCGAAGTGGAGCGGCCCCAGATGGAGAGCACCATCCGCACCGACATGGACCAGATCATCACCTCCAAGGAGCACCTGTCCAGCAAGATCCGAG CCTTCGTCCTCCCCAAGGCGGAGATCTGTGTCCGCAACCACGTGCAGCCCTACATCTCCTCCATCCTGGAGGCCCTGATGACCCCCACGAGCCAGGGCTTTGCCGAGGTGCGGGAGGTGTTCTTCAAGGAGGTGACGGACATGAACATGAACATCGTCAACGAGGGCGgcctggagaagctggtggAG TACATGGAGAAGCTCTCCCACCTGGCCTTCCACCCGGTGAAGATGCAGTCGTGTTACGAGAAGATGGACCAGCTGAAACTGGAGGGCCTCCAGCAGCGGTTCGACGTCTCCAGCACCTCTGTCTTCAAGCAGAGGGCCCAGATCCACATGAGACAG CAAATGGATGACGCCGTGTACACCTTCGAGACGCtgctgcaccaggagctggggaagctgcagggCAAGGACGACCTCTGCAAGTCCATCCAGCGCATCCTCGAGCGCGTGCTCAag AAATACGACTACGACAGCAGCACCGTGCGGAAAAAGTTCTTCAGGGAGGCCCTGCTGCAGATCACCATCCCCTTCCTGCTGAAGAAGCTGGCGCCGACCTGCAAGGGG GAGCTAGCCAAGTTCCAGGAGCTCATCTTCGAGGACTTTGCCAGCTTCATCCTGGTGGAGAACACATACGAGGAGGTGGTGCTGCAGTCGGTGATGAAAGACATCATGCAAG CTGTGAAGGAGGCGGCGGTGCAGCGGAAGCACAACCTGTACCGTGACAGCATGGTGATGCACAACAGCGATCCCAACCTGCACCTCCTGGGCGAGGGCATCCCCATCGACTGGGCTGAGGAGCACGGCGGGCAGCCCGAGGCCGAGCCGGCCGCCGACAAGCGCCGCAGGGCCAAGCAGGTGGTGTCGGTGATCCAGGACGACGAGGGGGCCCTGCCCTACGAGGCGGGTGCCGAGGCGCTgctgccccccagctccccagagccGCAGGAGCTGGAGCCCACGGTGCCACCAGGGTCCCCAGGCGGGGTGGTGGAGATCAGGGAGATGCCGGCGGAGGAGAGCGTGGAGGAAGCTGCCGGCGGCCAGGCTGAGGAGCGGCTGACGAACGGTACCCACGCCACGCGGCAGAGAGGGGCCACcgaggaggtggtggcagcgGGGTCTGCACCGGGAGACGGCCCCCCGCGGGGTCCGGCCAGCGATGGCGATGGGGTGCGCCGTGACGCACCGGTGTCACCCGCatctggggctggggagccaTCGGGAGATAAGGTGCACCACCCCACAGCACCATCACCTGCACCTAGAGCTGAGGTCCCATCAAGAGATAAGGTGCACCACCCCCCAGCATCCCCTACATCTGGAGCTGCAATCCCATCAGGAGATAAGGAGCACCACCCCACAGCACCATCACCCGCACCTAGAGCCGAGGCCCCGTCAGGAGATGAAGCGTGCCACCCCACAGCACCACCACCTGCACCCAGAGCCGAGGCCCCGTCAGGAGATGAGGTGCAGCACCCCACAGCATCACCTGCGCCCGGAGCCGCGGTCCCGTCACCGCCCGCCGGGACGGATTGCCACCAGCCCAGTGACAAGGAGACGGGCGAGGAGGTGGCCCCCCCGGTGGCTtgcagccccccgcagcccgtGGGCACGACGGAGAGCGTTGTCGAGGGGGTGCAGACTGAGTTCTAG
- the NIBAN2 gene encoding protein Niban 2 isoform X3, translated as MGDVLSTHLDEGRRQHIAEKTGKVLGEFARCYKEQYGVALFNSVRYEIEGNGGPQAQLLHRKVPLEDHVIYSGNLFQYIEENKKWRNRFCVVPHNYGLVLYENKLAYERELPPRVLINSAGYKVLTSVEQYLELVSSSLPGVTPKSGNAPIVKCPTDFPLILWHPYARHYYFCVMTGKEQEKWGAVFQDCVRHCNNGISEDSKVEAPAFTDAVRMYRQSKEQYGTWDMLCGNQSQVLSNLVMEELLPELRSAIGPRLKGKAQERQRTWIQISDAVYRMVYEQTKAQYDAMVAKCEVERPQMESTIRTDMDQIITSKEHLSSKIRAFVLPKAEICVRNHVQPYISSILEALMTPTSQGFAEVREVFFKEVTDMNMNIVNEGGLEKLVEYMEKLSHLAFHPVKMQSCYEKMDQLKLEGLQQRFDVSSTSVFKQRAQIHMRQQMDDAVYTFETLLHQELGKLQGKDDLCKSIQRILERVLKKYDYDSSTVRKKFFREALLQITIPFLLKKLAPTCKGELAKFQELIFEDFASFILVENTYEEVVLQSVMKDIMQAVKEAAVQRKHNLYRDSMVMHNSDPNLHLLGEGIPIDWAEEHGGQPEAEPAADKRRRAKQVVSVIQDDEGALPYEAGAEALLPPSSPEPQELEPTVPPGSPGGVVEIREMPAEESVEEAAGGQAEERLTNGTHATRQRGATEEVVAAGSAPGDGPPRGPASDGDGVRRDAPVSPASGAGEPSGDKVHHPTAPSPAPRAEIPSGDKEHHPTAPSPPAGTDCHQPSDKETGEEVAPPVACSPPQPVGTTESVVEGVQTEF; from the exons ATGGGCGATGTGCTCTCCACTCACCTGGACGAGGGCCGCCGGCAGCACATCGCAG AGAAGACCGGGAAGGTGCTGGGGGAGTTTGCCCGCTGCTACAAGGAGCAGTACGGCGTAGCGCTCTTCAACAGCGTCCGCTATGAGATCGAAGGCAACGGGGGGCCgcaggcacagctgctgcacCGCAAG GTCCCGCTGGAGGACCACGTCATCTACTCGGGCAACCTCTTTCAGTACATCGAGGAGAACAAGAAGTGGAGGAACCGCTTCTGCGTGGTGCCGCACAACTACGGCTTGGTGCTCTACGAGAACAAACTG GCTTACGAGCGGGAGCTGCCGCCCCGCGTGCTGATCAACAGCGCTGGCTACAAGGTCCTCACCTCCGTGGAGCAGTACCTGGAGCTggtgagcagcagcctgcctg GCGTGACGCCCAAGTCGGGGAACGCCCCCATCGTGAAGTGCCCCACGGATTTCCCCCTGATCCTCTGGCACCCCTACGCCCGGCACTACTACTTCTGCGTGATGACGGGCAAGGAGCAGGAGAAGTGGGGGGCGGTTTTCCAGGACTGCGTGCGGCACTGCAACAACG GGATCTCCGAGGACTCCAAGGTGGAGGCCCCAGCCTTCACCGACGCCGTCCGCATGTACCGCCAGTCCAAGGAGCAGTACGGCACCTGGGACATGCTCTGCGGCAACCAAAGCCAG GTGCTGAGTAACCTGGTGATGGAGGAGCTGCTCCCGGAGCTGCGGAGCGCCATCGGCCCGCGGCTCAAGGGCAAGGCTCAGGAGCGCCAGCGGACCTGGATCCAG ATCTCGGATGCCGTGTACAGGATGGTCTACGAGCAGACCAAGGCCCAGTACGACGCCATGGTGGCCAAGTGCGAAGTGGAGCGGCCCCAGATGGAGAGCACCATCCGCACCGACATGGACCAGATCATCACCTCCAAGGAGCACCTGTCCAGCAAGATCCGAG CCTTCGTCCTCCCCAAGGCGGAGATCTGTGTCCGCAACCACGTGCAGCCCTACATCTCCTCCATCCTGGAGGCCCTGATGACCCCCACGAGCCAGGGCTTTGCCGAGGTGCGGGAGGTGTTCTTCAAGGAGGTGACGGACATGAACATGAACATCGTCAACGAGGGCGgcctggagaagctggtggAG TACATGGAGAAGCTCTCCCACCTGGCCTTCCACCCGGTGAAGATGCAGTCGTGTTACGAGAAGATGGACCAGCTGAAACTGGAGGGCCTCCAGCAGCGGTTCGACGTCTCCAGCACCTCTGTCTTCAAGCAGAGGGCCCAGATCCACATGAGACAG CAAATGGATGACGCCGTGTACACCTTCGAGACGCtgctgcaccaggagctggggaagctgcagggCAAGGACGACCTCTGCAAGTCCATCCAGCGCATCCTCGAGCGCGTGCTCAag AAATACGACTACGACAGCAGCACCGTGCGGAAAAAGTTCTTCAGGGAGGCCCTGCTGCAGATCACCATCCCCTTCCTGCTGAAGAAGCTGGCGCCGACCTGCAAGGGG GAGCTAGCCAAGTTCCAGGAGCTCATCTTCGAGGACTTTGCCAGCTTCATCCTGGTGGAGAACACATACGAGGAGGTGGTGCTGCAGTCGGTGATGAAAGACATCATGCAAG CTGTGAAGGAGGCGGCGGTGCAGCGGAAGCACAACCTGTACCGTGACAGCATGGTGATGCACAACAGCGATCCCAACCTGCACCTCCTGGGCGAGGGCATCCCCATCGACTGGGCTGAGGAGCACGGCGGGCAGCCCGAGGCCGAGCCGGCCGCCGACAAGCGCCGCAGGGCCAAGCAGGTGGTGTCGGTGATCCAGGACGACGAGGGGGCCCTGCCCTACGAGGCGGGTGCCGAGGCGCTgctgccccccagctccccagagccGCAGGAGCTGGAGCCCACGGTGCCACCAGGGTCCCCAGGCGGGGTGGTGGAGATCAGGGAGATGCCGGCGGAGGAGAGCGTGGAGGAAGCTGCCGGCGGCCAGGCTGAGGAGCGGCTGACGAACGGTACCCACGCCACGCGGCAGAGAGGGGCCACcgaggaggtggtggcagcgGGGTCTGCACCGGGAGACGGCCCCCCGCGGGGTCCGGCCAGCGATGGCGATGGGGTGCGCCGTGACGCACCGGTGTCACCCGCatctggggctggggagccaTCGGGAGATAAGGTGCACCACCCCACAGCACCATCACCTGCACCTAGAGCTGAG ATCCCATCAGGAGATAAGGAGCACCACCCCACAGCA CCGTCACCGCCCGCCGGGACGGATTGCCACCAGCCCAGTGACAAGGAGACGGGCGAGGAGGTGGCCCCCCCGGTGGCTtgcagccccccgcagcccgtGGGCACGACGGAGAGCGTTGTCGAGGGGGTGCAGACTGAGTTCTAG